The genomic DNA TGTTTCTGGTGCACAAAATATTTTCTTTGCGCAACTAGCTGATCCAAACCATACAGGACTATTTACTTATGGTACTCGTTTCTTTGCAGGTAGATTCGCGACAATGATGTTTGGTTTACCAGCCGCTTGTTATGCTATGTATCGTGCTATACCTAAACAAAATCGTAAAAAGAATGGTGGACTTTATTTTAGTGGTGGCTTGACTTCATTTTTAACAGGGATTACTGAACCAGTTGAATATATGTTTTTATTTGTAGCACCATGGTTATATATAATTCATGCATTCTTAGATGGTCTATCTTTTTATTTTGCTGATATTTTAAATATCCGAGTAGGAAATTCATTTTCTGGTGGATTAATTGATTTCTTATTATTTGGTGTACTCCAAGGAAACGATAAGACAAATTGGCTGAAATTAATTCCTTTCGGAATTGCTTGGGCAATTGTTTATTTCTGCGTATTTACTTTCTTCATTAAGAAATTTAAAGTAGCTATTCCTGGAATGGGAGAAGAGTTGCCAACGACTACTGAAAATAAATTAAATAAAAAAACATCATTAAATGATGAAGCTCAAATAATCATTAAAGCTCTTGGTAGTAAAACCAATATTGAATCCGTTGAAGCTTGTGCTACTCGTTTACGTGTAGCTGTTGTAGATGGCCGAATGGTTGACAAAGAAACTATTAAACAACTAGGTGCTACTGCTGTTTTTGAAGTGAATGGTGGTATTCAGGCAGTTTTTGGCGGTAAAGCTGATTTACTTAGTCAAGAAATTAATCAAATTTTAGAAATTGAGAATTAGGAGATAT from Enterococcus faecalis includes the following:
- a CDS encoding PTS transporter subunit EIIC; amino-acid sequence: MFKKFSQLGRAFMLPIAILPVAGLLLGLGGALTNESAMNAYPILEQPWIHTVLSIMSYAGNAVFTNLALIFAIGIAVGLANGDKGTAGLAGGVSYLVYTATISGFLALFSAKDATLDTGVVGSIVIGGTVAFLHNRYRKIELPQFLGFFGGSRFIPIISSLAAIIIGSFFYLIWPPIQNGLAVVGEHIAQMGSLGTFLYGFLLRLTGAVGLHHTIYPLFWYTSLGGTESVAGVTVSGAQNIFFAQLADPNHTGLFTYGTRFFAGRFATMMFGLPAACYAMYRAIPKQNRKKNGGLYFSGGLTSFLTGITEPVEYMFLFVAPWLYIIHAFLDGLSFYFADILNIRVGNSFSGGLIDFLLFGVLQGNDKTNWLKLIPFGIAWAIVYFCVFTFFIKKFKVAIPGMGEELPTTTENKLNKKTSLNDEAQIIIKALGSKTNIESVEACATRLRVAVVDGRMVDKETIKQLGATAVFEVNGGIQAVFGGKADLLSQEINQILEIEN